Proteins encoded in a region of the Prochlorococcus marinus CUG1416 genome:
- the rluF gene encoding 23S rRNA pseudouridine(2604) synthase RluF, with amino-acid sequence MATRINKYLSEVGYCSRRVADRLIEEGKVTINGKISEMGTKLEEGDQVEVEGRRIEKSNKQKCIYLAFNKPVGIVCTTDRRVEPDNIIDFIKYPTRIFPIGRLDKPSEGLIFLTNDGDIVNKILRARNNHEKEYLVSVNRLIKRDFIQRMSDGVEILDTITKNCFVKQLGPKKFKIILTQGLNRQIRRMCESLGYKVQSLKRVRIMNIKLDVPTGKYREFTKEELSELNRLLENSSKTFD; translated from the coding sequence ATGGCTACCAGAATAAATAAATATTTGAGTGAAGTTGGTTATTGTTCCAGAAGAGTAGCAGATAGATTAATTGAGGAAGGGAAAGTAACCATCAATGGTAAAATTTCAGAAATGGGTACCAAGTTAGAAGAAGGAGATCAAGTTGAAGTTGAAGGGCGAAGAATAGAAAAATCAAATAAACAAAAATGCATATATTTAGCCTTTAATAAACCTGTTGGAATTGTTTGCACAACCGATAGAAGAGTAGAACCTGACAATATCATAGATTTTATTAAATATCCTACAAGAATTTTTCCTATTGGAAGATTGGACAAGCCCAGTGAAGGATTAATTTTTTTAACTAATGATGGAGATATCGTAAATAAAATACTAAGAGCAAGAAATAATCATGAAAAAGAATACCTTGTAAGCGTTAATCGTCTGATTAAGAGAGACTTTATTCAAAGAATGAGTGATGGAGTTGAGATATTAGACACCATAACTAAGAATTGTTTCGTAAAACAATTGGGGCCAAAAAAATTTAAAATAATTCTTACTCAAGGACTTAACCGACAGATTAGGCGAATGTGTGAGTCCTTAGGCTACAAAGTGCAATCATTAAAGAGAGTAAGAATTATGAATATTAAGTTAGACGTACCGACAGGAAAATATCGCGAATTTACTAAAGAAGAGCTCTCAGAATTAAATAGATTACTTGAAAACTCTTCAAAAACATTTGACTAA
- a CDS encoding class I SAM-dependent methyltransferase, with protein sequence MLNNGLRKLIKKFLLKKNLLSKFLLFIFKRNFAYSYFREKNSLINNWAWGDNELSNFYYDLTEINKEYLADLISLVTGKSNNEISRYFSELLNDKDLYNHLKNSIRNIPEYGNEIKFAYGRRIGWYAFVRILKPKLIIETGVDHGVGSCVITSALLRNKQEGFQGSYLGTDINKQAGKLLKEPYSSVGKILYGDSIESLSQIKDRIDIFINDSDHSSEYEFREYLTIEERISPDSIILGDNSHFTNSLSKFSKRTNRNFLFFKEIPKNHWYPGAGIGISFKK encoded by the coding sequence ATGTTAAATAATGGTTTAAGAAAATTAATAAAAAAATTTTTACTCAAAAAAAATTTACTATCAAAATTCTTATTATTCATCTTTAAAAGAAATTTTGCTTATAGTTATTTTAGAGAAAAAAATTCTCTGATTAATAATTGGGCTTGGGGTGATAATGAATTATCTAATTTCTACTATGATTTAACTGAAATCAATAAAGAATATCTTGCTGATTTAATATCTTTAGTGACAGGCAAATCAAATAATGAAATTTCTAGATATTTTTCAGAGCTTTTGAATGATAAAGATTTATACAACCATCTCAAAAATTCTATAAGAAATATTCCTGAATATGGGAATGAAATTAAATTTGCATATGGAAGAAGAATTGGTTGGTATGCTTTCGTGAGGATTTTAAAACCAAAACTTATCATTGAAACTGGAGTTGATCATGGCGTCGGTTCTTGCGTAATAACTAGTGCGCTTCTTAGAAATAAGCAAGAAGGTTTTCAGGGTTCCTATTTAGGTACAGACATTAATAAACAAGCAGGTAAATTACTTAAAGAGCCATATTCTTCAGTTGGGAAAATTCTCTATGGTGATTCAATTGAATCGCTTTCGCAAATTAAGGATCGAATAGATATTTTTATAAATGATAGTGATCATAGCTCCGAATATGAATTTCGAGAATATCTTACAATTGAAGAAAGAATTTCTCCCGATTCAATAATTTTAGGTGATAATTCTCACTTTACTAATTCTCTTTCAAAATTCTCAAAAAGAACTAATCGTAATTTCCTTTTTTTTAAAGAAATTCCTAAAAACCATTGGTATCCAGGAGCCGGTATTGGTATATCTTTTAAAAAATAA
- a CDS encoding VTT domain-containing protein, with the protein MISAILIICLVSLTPFPSLPLVIYYYSKLGFIDGFIVVSLASNLKILIHYYLGRLLRSKKINLLNLGKKISKIERKYKSIKTRDILLIRLSNLFITRILNIFLGFINFSLRKTFFINNIAILPWQLLYFYFATKVDFLSEILIYYGIDLSIVRFLSILSITSITFLVVRILINLYKKFNLINYLENLIK; encoded by the coding sequence ATGATATCGGCAATATTAATAATATGTTTAGTTTCATTAACGCCTTTCCCTTCTCTCCCTTTAGTAATTTATTACTACTCCAAACTAGGTTTTATTGATGGTTTTATTGTTGTCTCATTAGCTTCAAATTTAAAAATTCTCATTCATTACTATTTAGGAAGGTTATTAAGAAGTAAAAAAATAAATCTTTTAAATTTAGGAAAAAAAATATCAAAGATAGAAAGAAAATATAAATCAATCAAAACACGAGACATTTTATTAATTAGATTATCTAATTTATTTATTACGAGAATATTAAATATCTTCTTAGGTTTTATAAATTTCTCTCTGAGAAAAACATTTTTTATCAATAATATTGCAATACTTCCATGGCAATTACTTTATTTTTACTTTGCAACTAAAGTTGATTTTTTATCAGAAATTTTAATTTATTATGGGATAGATTTATCAATTGTAAGATTTTTGTCAATTTTATCAATTACATCAATTACTTTCCTGGTAGTAAGGATTCTAATTAATTTATACAAGAAATTTAATCTAATCAACTACCTAGAGAATTTAATTAAATAA
- a CDS encoding peptidylprolyl isomerase, which translates to MVENLVDLTLKNVQYPLAENIREITKYWCQKKQIKGEEELKIWKEKNGFNEDQWNDYITRKWRWTKWCMDKFSERIPNYYLDKKSMLDKVEYSLIRVSSENLANELYLRIKEKESTFEEIAKKYSEGPEKQTQGIIGPDPIGKAHPALAKLLQISEKGQLWIPRKIDMWWIIVRLNYIKNSSLNESLSKELALELGSKFIQELMNDKSFDKLNELLE; encoded by the coding sequence ATGGTAGAAAATTTAGTTGACTTAACCTTGAAAAATGTTCAGTATCCACTGGCTGAGAATATTAGAGAAATTACCAAATATTGGTGCCAGAAAAAACAAATTAAAGGTGAAGAAGAATTAAAAATTTGGAAGGAAAAAAATGGTTTTAATGAGGATCAATGGAATGACTATATAACTCGCAAATGGAGATGGACAAAATGGTGTATGGATAAATTTAGCGAAAGAATACCTAATTATTATCTTGATAAAAAATCAATGCTTGATAAAGTCGAATACTCACTCATTAGAGTTTCATCTGAGAATTTAGCAAATGAACTTTACCTTCGAATAAAAGAAAAAGAATCCACATTTGAAGAGATAGCAAAAAAATATTCTGAAGGACCAGAAAAACAAACTCAGGGAATTATAGGCCCAGACCCTATTGGGAAAGCTCATCCTGCTCTGGCAAAATTACTTCAAATAAGTGAAAAGGGACAGTTATGGATTCCTAGGAAAATTGATATGTGGTGGATTATTGTAAGACTTAATTACATTAAAAATAGCTCACTGAATGAGTCATTGTCTAAAGAATTAGCTTTAGAATTAGGTTCGAAGTTTATTCAAGAATTAATGAATGATAAATCATTTGACAAACTAAATGAATTATTAGAATAA
- a CDS encoding peptidase domain-containing ABC transporter, with amino-acid sequence MVKFNQNIERSELKKIFNFSEREEGVFDEHISYVTLEAGQKLNKFGEDIPGVFLIEEGEMRLLGMDINKEIFTIEKFSKKQLVGAQQILSGTNKVSLAAASNVKGILIPTDIFLDFQKNKTIKEYFRQLTLNELFLAISENEKLLDTYEIFGICKKFLKENIKVNQFDIGENFLDDSSEFWLVSSSNIDNFPIGSLIKSPLKIKINGEMPGRLIPLNKCDWLIKSKDEKPKEKIYIDDDDIYSNFKSSKFKKKRDAFEDRFGRLNKNISYPHSSGEGSLEETLACLRMLSHNFDLPFRKDLLKRIIGEQLLSSRNDKLSIFQLAAICELLGLKSSILKPDSPKLLERIPLPSLTFVKDHPVIIWEQKEKRILLSDPLRGQNWIKVEEIFNEEFCKNIQILFVEHTVNSPRARFGLKWFFPALKKHRNSLIQVVIASFFVQLLGLFNPLLIQQIIDAVISQGNLRSLNVLGSLLIAMAIAQAIIGSLRTYLFTDTTNRMDISLGASIIHHLFRLPINYFSTRPVGEVSSRINELEKIRNFLTGTSLTVILDSIFSFIYICVMLTYSVKLTFFALAVVPFFIILTLTLSPVIRKQLRDKAASNARVSSHLVETLTGMETVKGQGMESQSEWQWEKFYGRQIQAGFKNTITSTAAGSASNFLQQLSGLIVIWTGALIVLDGKMSLGQLIAFRILSGYVTNPLLRLATLWQNFQETIISLERLSDIVDQKEEIEISGINQPPLAPIKGRVKYEKVNFSFNNKVPLQLLNINFEIIEGSVIGIVGTSGSGKSTLLKLLTRFYNPNEGCIYLDGQDISKIDLYSLRSQIGLVPQDCFLFDGSIQDNIALTKPEASAEEIKNAAKIACAHDFIEEMSAGYASSVGERGSNLSGGQRQRIAIARMTLMQPNMLILDEATSALDIDTEIKVIQNLVNNFKGKTIFFISHRLNRLTFCNQILVLNKGVLEEKGTHQELMILNGRYATLYRQQGSEIK; translated from the coding sequence ATGGTCAAATTTAACCAAAATATCGAGAGATCAGAACTCAAGAAGATATTTAACTTTTCTGAGAGAGAAGAAGGGGTTTTTGATGAACATATTTCATATGTAACATTAGAAGCAGGACAAAAATTAAATAAATTTGGTGAGGATATTCCGGGTGTTTTTTTGATAGAAGAAGGAGAAATGAGATTGCTTGGCATGGATATTAATAAAGAAATATTTACTATTGAAAAATTTTCAAAAAAACAATTAGTTGGAGCTCAGCAAATATTAAGTGGTACTAATAAAGTATCTTTAGCTGCAGCATCAAATGTAAAAGGAATTCTAATTCCAACAGATATTTTTCTCGATTTCCAGAAAAACAAAACTATAAAAGAATATTTTAGACAACTTACTTTGAATGAATTATTTCTTGCAATCAGTGAAAATGAAAAATTACTTGATACCTATGAAATCTTCGGTATTTGTAAAAAATTCTTAAAAGAGAATATCAAAGTTAATCAATTCGATATTGGTGAGAATTTTCTTGATGATTCATCTGAGTTTTGGCTAGTAAGTAGTAGCAATATAGATAATTTCCCAATTGGTTCTTTAATAAAATCACCCTTGAAAATTAAAATTAATGGAGAAATGCCAGGACGTCTTATCCCATTAAATAAATGTGATTGGTTAATAAAATCAAAAGATGAAAAACCAAAAGAAAAAATTTACATTGATGATGATGATATTTATTCCAATTTTAAAAGCAGTAAATTTAAAAAAAAGAGAGATGCATTTGAGGATAGATTCGGAAGACTTAATAAAAATATTTCATATCCTCATAGTTCCGGGGAAGGTTCTTTAGAAGAGACTCTCGCTTGCTTAAGAATGTTATCCCATAATTTTGATTTACCTTTCAGGAAGGATTTACTTAAGCGTATTATTGGAGAACAGCTACTATCCTCCAGAAATGATAAATTAAGCATCTTTCAACTAGCTGCAATATGCGAGTTGTTAGGATTGAAGAGTTCTATTTTAAAACCAGATTCTCCAAAATTACTTGAGAGAATACCTTTGCCATCACTGACTTTCGTAAAGGACCATCCAGTAATTATTTGGGAACAGAAAGAAAAAAGGATACTTTTAAGTGATCCATTAAGAGGGCAAAATTGGATAAAAGTAGAAGAGATTTTCAATGAAGAGTTTTGTAAAAACATTCAAATATTATTTGTCGAACATACTGTAAATTCTCCAAGAGCAAGATTTGGTTTGAAATGGTTTTTCCCAGCATTAAAGAAACATAGAAATAGCCTTATTCAAGTTGTAATTGCCAGCTTCTTTGTTCAATTACTAGGTCTTTTTAATCCACTTCTAATTCAGCAAATTATTGATGCCGTTATCTCTCAAGGGAATTTAAGAAGTCTGAATGTTCTTGGCTCACTTTTAATTGCAATGGCTATTGCACAGGCAATTATTGGTTCACTTCGCACTTATCTATTCACTGATACAACTAATAGGATGGATATTTCATTGGGGGCTTCAATTATTCATCATTTATTTAGACTTCCGATTAATTATTTCTCCACAAGACCTGTAGGGGAAGTGAGCAGTCGAATAAATGAATTAGAAAAAATAAGAAACTTTTTAACAGGCACGAGTTTGACAGTAATACTCGATTCAATTTTCTCTTTTATCTACATATGCGTAATGCTTACTTACTCAGTGAAGTTAACTTTTTTTGCATTAGCTGTTGTGCCCTTCTTTATAATTCTTACCTTGACCTTGTCCCCAGTTATTAGAAAACAATTGAGAGATAAAGCTGCGTCTAATGCTCGAGTTAGTAGTCATCTTGTTGAGACGCTTACAGGTATGGAAACTGTCAAAGGACAAGGTATGGAATCCCAAAGTGAATGGCAATGGGAAAAATTTTATGGCCGTCAAATTCAAGCGGGCTTCAAAAATACTATTACAAGTACTGCTGCTGGATCTGCTAGTAATTTCTTACAGCAGCTTTCTGGCTTAATTGTTATTTGGACTGGAGCCCTAATTGTTTTAGATGGGAAAATGAGCTTAGGTCAATTAATAGCATTCAGAATTTTATCTGGATATGTTACAAATCCATTATTGAGATTGGCAACTTTATGGCAAAACTTTCAAGAAACAATTATTTCATTAGAGCGACTTTCAGATATTGTTGATCAAAAGGAAGAGATAGAAATTTCAGGAATTAATCAACCTCCACTCGCACCAATTAAAGGGAGAGTTAAATATGAAAAAGTAAATTTTAGTTTTAATAATAAGGTTCCTCTTCAACTTTTAAATATTAATTTTGAGATTATTGAGGGAAGTGTGATAGGGATAGTTGGAACTAGTGGATCAGGGAAAAGTACCCTATTAAAATTACTAACAAGATTTTATAACCCTAATGAAGGTTGCATTTATCTTGATGGCCAAGATATCTCAAAAATTGATCTTTACTCATTACGCTCACAAATTGGTTTGGTTCCTCAAGATTGTTTTCTTTTTGATGGTTCTATACAGGACAACATTGCACTAACAAAACCAGAAGCAAGTGCAGAAGAAATAAAAAATGCAGCTAAGATTGCATGTGCTCATGATTTTATTGAAGAAATGAGTGCAGGATACGCAAGTTCTGTTGGAGAAAGGGGATCAAATTTATCTGGGGGCCAACGACAAAGGATTGCTATTGCAAGAATGACTTTGATGCAACCAAATATGCTTATTCTTGATGAAGCAACGAGTGCTTTAGATATTGATACTGAGATAAAAGTTATACAAAATTTAGTAAATAATTTTAAAGGTAAGACTATTTTCTTTATTAGTCATAGGTTAAATAGGCTAACTTTTTGTAATCAAATATTGGTTCTTAATAAAGGAGTTTTAGAAGAAAAAGGGACTCATCAGGAATTAATGATTTTAAATGGTCGCTACGCCACACTTTATCGTCAACAAGGATCAGAAATAAAGTGA
- a CDS encoding HlyD family secretion protein — MKRLKEKIKKISFLNKFNSFNDQELRYKPTLFWSQALLWAIIGSVGFGFVYSIIARIDEVVISRGELQAQGAERPIKAPFSSLIKSLNVAEGEKVRENQILIELDVSNFEAQYEGINSKLNSLLITKNIKEEIVDRLVFLNEEGVISLIELLEERDSLQKIEADILQVKAKVKELEFELDRAKLVSPANGTVFNLIPSNEGYYASSGETLLLIVPEGDLEAKIFLSNKDVGFVRPNMNAEIRVDAFPFTQFGSIKGVLKSIGQESLPPDKQNSESRFPALVELNKQFLELNSKKYKLKSGQSVSVNLIVRDKPLITLLTDSIEKAFDALRRIKSDRK, encoded by the coding sequence GTGAAAAGATTAAAGGAAAAAATAAAAAAAATATCATTTCTTAATAAATTTAATTCGTTTAATGATCAAGAATTACGTTATAAACCAACCCTATTTTGGAGTCAAGCACTCCTTTGGGCAATTATTGGAAGTGTTGGATTCGGGTTTGTTTATTCAATTATTGCTCGTATTGATGAAGTTGTTATCTCAAGGGGGGAGTTGCAAGCACAAGGTGCAGAAAGGCCTATAAAGGCACCTTTTAGTAGCTTAATTAAAAGTTTAAATGTAGCAGAAGGGGAGAAGGTTAGAGAAAATCAAATATTGATTGAATTGGATGTAAGCAACTTTGAAGCGCAATATGAAGGTATAAATTCAAAATTAAATAGTTTGCTTATTACAAAAAACATTAAGGAAGAGATTGTAGATCGTTTGGTTTTTTTAAACGAGGAAGGAGTAATCTCGCTTATTGAATTGTTAGAGGAAAGGGATTCACTACAAAAGATTGAAGCAGATATTTTACAAGTCAAAGCTAAGGTGAAAGAATTAGAATTTGAATTGGATAGAGCGAAATTAGTATCCCCTGCAAATGGAACCGTTTTTAATTTAATCCCTTCTAACGAGGGCTATTACGCTAGCAGTGGGGAAACTTTGTTGCTTATAGTTCCTGAAGGTGATTTAGAGGCAAAAATATTTCTTAGTAATAAAGATGTAGGTTTTGTAAGACCCAATATGAATGCTGAGATTAGGGTTGATGCATTTCCTTTTACTCAATTTGGTTCAATAAAAGGAGTTCTTAAATCTATAGGTCAAGAGTCTCTACCTCCTGACAAACAAAATTCAGAATCTCGTTTCCCAGCATTAGTAGAGTTAAATAAACAATTTTTAGAATTAAATAGTAAAAAATATAAATTGAAATCAGGCCAAAGTGTATCAGTAAATCTTATTGTTAGAGATAAACCATTAATTACTCTATTAACTGATTCAATAGAGAAAGCGTTTGATGCTCTTCGCAGAATAAAATCAGACCGTAAATAA
- a CDS encoding M10 family metallopeptidase C-terminal domain-containing protein — protein MIDKDNKIDGNFFHNKACTCSACNGSSGGEESPFEGDNSKAPSSAGTYQELATFIRTAWSIDRKYNLSSTGLNPNNGKLLYNFSSGFSFYGTPDSDGITEGRKTLARETFKLIEATTGIDFEETSSTGSDTDFYFKDSENFSAYCGATGYSSGVDFSYINVGYYWFDGVSSYTSSNLGDYTSQTYTHEILHGLGLYHLGNYNGNWNWDELAYTNDSWQASIMSYVAQNNNPNISADKAFIQTPMVADWIALDDIYSSEGFGLSNAFHGDTIYGFNTNISSDVSLIWNQFSTNASSSAYTIVDGKGNDTIDLSGFSDNQTIDLRPTEKSSSTPYVSNIGGLNGNLCIAPGTYIESAIGGSGNDELIGNNENNTLNGGSGNDTLIGGAGDDTYVVDSTSDTVTEKSSEGTDLIQSSVTFTASNNVENLTLTGSGNINATGNTLDNTLTGNTRNNTLNGGSGNDTLIGGNGDDILIGGNGNDTAQFSLDIYNYKVWKGTNLIVTDKKLNRGGKDQLSSIETISLNGTSIDISNLRTGMYVHSNNYQLLGDNGSVTFHTGWNDNTSSLWDVVAAKNNSSSFEVLFDGTGSCDGQVLVWTTNSSGAYVSESGWLTDAQATAAGYESIFNMDLNNNGSIGS, from the coding sequence GTGATTGATAAAGATAATAAAATTGATGGTAATTTTTTTCACAATAAAGCTTGTACATGTTCAGCATGTAATGGAAGCAGTGGAGGAGAAGAAAGTCCATTTGAAGGTGACAACTCAAAGGCTCCTTCGAGCGCTGGAACTTATCAAGAATTAGCGACCTTTATAAGAACTGCTTGGAGTATTGATAGAAAATATAATTTATCTTCTACAGGGTTAAACCCAAACAATGGCAAACTTCTTTATAACTTTTCAAGTGGATTTTCCTTCTATGGGACTCCTGATAGTGACGGGATTACGGAAGGTAGGAAGACCTTGGCAAGGGAAACTTTTAAATTAATAGAGGCTACTACTGGAATTGATTTTGAAGAAACATCAAGCACAGGATCTGATACAGATTTTTATTTTAAAGATAGTGAAAACTTTTCAGCTTATTGTGGAGCGACTGGATATTCTTCTGGAGTAGATTTTTCTTATATTAATGTTGGATACTATTGGTTTGACGGAGTTTCTAGTTATACATCATCAAATTTAGGCGACTATACCTCTCAAACCTATACTCATGAAATTTTGCATGGCTTAGGTTTATATCATTTAGGTAACTATAACGGAAATTGGAATTGGGATGAATTGGCATACACCAATGATTCTTGGCAAGCTTCTATAATGTCTTACGTAGCTCAAAATAATAATCCAAATATTTCAGCAGATAAAGCTTTTATTCAGACTCCTATGGTTGCTGATTGGATTGCATTAGATGACATTTACTCTTCAGAAGGTTTTGGTTTGAGTAATGCCTTTCACGGAGATACAATTTATGGCTTTAACACAAATATTTCTTCTGATGTAAGTTTGATATGGAATCAATTCTCTACAAATGCATCTTCTTCTGCTTATACCATTGTTGATGGAAAAGGTAATGATACTATCGATCTTAGTGGATTTAGCGATAACCAAACTATAGACCTCAGACCAACTGAAAAGTCCTCTTCAACTCCTTATGTATCTAATATTGGAGGTCTAAATGGTAATTTATGCATAGCACCAGGTACTTATATAGAATCAGCGATAGGCGGATCTGGTAATGATGAGTTAATAGGAAATAATGAAAACAATACTTTAAATGGTGGCTCTGGTAACGATACTTTAATCGGAGGAGCTGGTGATGATACCTATGTTGTTGATAGCACCAGCGATACCGTTACAGAAAAATCCTCAGAAGGAACAGATTTAATACAATCTTCTGTTACTTTCACCGCTTCTAATAATGTAGAAAATCTAACTCTTACAGGTTCGGGCAATATCAATGCAACTGGTAATACTTTAGATAATACTCTTACAGGTAATACTAGAAATAATACTTTAAATGGTGGCTCTGGTAACGATACTTTAATTGGGGGTAATGGAGATGACATTCTTATTGGTGGAAATGGAAATGATACTGCACAATTTTCTTTAGATATATACAACTACAAAGTTTGGAAGGGAACAAATTTAATAGTTACTGATAAAAAATTAAATCGGGGAGGTAAAGATCAACTTTCTTCAATAGAAACTATTTCACTTAATGGAACATCAATTGATATCTCAAATTTACGTACAGGAATGTATGTTCATTCCAATAATTATCAACTTCTTGGAGATAATGGCTCTGTAACTTTTCATACTGGTTGGAACGACAATACTAGTAGTCTTTGGGATGTTGTTGCAGCAAAGAATAACTCTTCTAGTTTTGAAGTTTTGTTTGACGGTACTGGTAGTTGCGACGGTCAAGTTCTTGTTTGGACTACGAACTCTAGTGGAGCTTATGTTTCTGAGAGTGGTTGGCTTACTGATGCTCAAGCAACTGCTGCTGGCTATGAATCTATTTTTAATATGGATTTAAATAATAATGGCTCAATAGGTAGTTGA
- a CDS encoding DUF4278 domain-containing protein, whose product MTLIYRGQKYVQNKEAAKKQHNELTYRGKAYTS is encoded by the coding sequence ATGACTCTAATTTACAGAGGGCAAAAATACGTCCAGAACAAAGAAGCCGCTAAAAAGCAGCATAACGAACTAACTTATAGAGGAAAAGCTTACACAAGCTAG
- a CDS encoding RNA recognition motif-containing protein, with translation MTLSFNIGNFFNDSSSDALVDELRKRTSEEGILEFEEKFNSKNEKNLHIHICRLLKNRSISRGLASKWLVTIIKNKESKINALQN, from the coding sequence ATGACATTAAGCTTTAATATTGGGAATTTTTTTAATGATTCCTCTAGTGATGCATTGGTGGATGAACTAAGAAAAAGAACATCAGAGGAGGGTATATTGGAATTTGAAGAAAAATTTAACTCCAAAAATGAAAAAAATCTACATATCCATATATGTAGATTACTAAAAAATAGATCAATATCCAGGGGACTTGCTTCTAAATGGTTAGTGACAATAATTAAAAACAAAGAATCAAAAATTAATGCTTTGCAAAATTAA